In a genomic window of Gemmatimonadota bacterium:
- a CDS encoding Rieske 2Fe-2S domain-containing protein has product MNGICETALRDPIRVASVDELKEKGSMVVSGNDGPIAVFHHGDGQVHAVDNRCPHMGFPLHRGTIKDGILTCHWHHADFDLESGCTFDLFADDVPVFAVEIRNGDVWVSGSRDRSGDAEYWRNRLREGLEQNISLVNAKAVITLLKSGVSYKDIAETGGRYGVRYRSSGWGPGLTILTAMTNLCEYLPKDEQILPLYQGLTHVARDSNGEPPRFDLQPLDTENLSIEQLKRWFRRFVEVRDTDGATRCLLTAASMDSDPAVLVDMMMSAATDHVFLDGGHVADFINKASELLDHIGWEHAGEVLPSLVRQLCAAQRGEETNAWRHPVDLAAILRGANDALPGALASTSNGHAWEGPGELAEVILGEDPQATVDTMLDRLREGVTPLQLSQAVTYAAALRIARFHTQNEFNDWITVLHTFTYANALHQALKRTGSPELVRGVFHGAMAVYLDRFLNVPPARLPDEKATAGLAGETDEILDAFLNELDTQQQVEPAARLVHRYLADGHPVDRLFRTLAVSLLREDAEFHSFQMLEAGIRQYEELEGSAEAGHVLIATARYLAAHAPTQRALNQTAQIALRLSRGEAIYEEE; this is encoded by the coding sequence ATGAACGGCATCTGTGAGACGGCCTTGCGCGACCCGATCCGGGTGGCTTCGGTGGACGAACTGAAGGAAAAGGGGAGCATGGTCGTCAGCGGAAACGACGGACCGATCGCCGTGTTCCACCACGGCGACGGGCAGGTCCACGCCGTGGACAACCGCTGCCCCCACATGGGTTTCCCGCTGCACCGGGGCACGATCAAAGACGGCATTCTCACCTGCCACTGGCACCACGCGGATTTCGACCTGGAGAGCGGCTGCACCTTCGATCTCTTTGCCGACGACGTGCCGGTGTTCGCGGTCGAGATTCGAAACGGGGACGTGTGGGTATCGGGTTCGCGAGACCGGTCCGGCGACGCGGAATACTGGCGCAACCGCCTCAGGGAGGGCCTGGAGCAGAATATCTCGCTGGTCAACGCCAAAGCGGTGATCACCCTGCTGAAATCGGGCGTGTCCTACAAGGATATCGCCGAGACCGGCGGCCGGTACGGGGTGCGGTACAGGTCGTCCGGATGGGGGCCCGGCCTGACCATCCTGACCGCCATGACCAACCTGTGCGAATACCTGCCGAAGGACGAGCAGATCCTCCCGCTTTACCAGGGACTGACGCACGTGGCCCGCGACAGCAACGGGGAGCCGCCGAGATTCGACCTGCAGCCGCTGGATACCGAAAACCTGTCGATCGAACAGCTGAAGCGCTGGTTCCGCCGCTTCGTGGAGGTGCGCGATACGGACGGCGCCACGCGCTGCCTGCTCACCGCCGCGTCCATGGACAGTGACCCCGCGGTCCTGGTCGACATGATGATGTCCGCCGCCACGGACCACGTGTTCCTGGATGGCGGCCACGTAGCGGATTTCATCAACAAGGCCTCGGAGCTGCTGGATCATATCGGCTGGGAACACGCCGGAGAAGTGCTGCCCAGCCTGGTGCGCCAGCTATGTGCGGCGCAACGCGGGGAAGAGACCAACGCGTGGCGCCACCCCGTCGACCTGGCGGCCATCCTGCGCGGGGCGAACGACGCGCTGCCCGGCGCACTGGCCTCAACGTCGAACGGTCACGCCTGGGAAGGTCCCGGAGAGCTGGCCGAAGTGATCCTCGGGGAGGACCCCCAGGCCACGGTGGACACCATGCTGGACCGCCTGCGCGAAGGCGTGACGCCGCTGCAGCTCAGCCAGGCGGTCACCTACGCCGCCGCGCTGCGCATCGCCCGCTTCCACACCCAGAACGAGTTCAACGACTGGATCACCGTGCTGCACACCTTTACCTACGCCAACGCCCTGCACCAGGCCCTGAAGCGCACGGGTTCCCCTGAACTGGTCCGCGGCGTGTTTCATGGGGCCATGGCGGTGTACCTGGACCGCTTCCTCAACGTGCCGCCCGCGCGGCTGCCGGATGAGAAGGCCACGGCCGGCCTGGCCGGAGAGACCGACGAGATCCTGGACGCCTTTCTGAATGAACTGGATACGCAGCAGCAGGTGGAACCGGCCGCCCGGCTGGTCCACCGCTACCTGGCCGACGGGCACCCGGTAGACCGGCTGTTCCGCACGCTGGCGGTCTCGCTGCTGCGGGAGGACGCCGAGTTTCACAGCTTCCAGATGCTGGAGGCGGGCATACGCCAGTACGAGGAACTTGAGGGAAGCGCCGAGGCCGGCCACGTGCTGATCGCCACCGCCCGGTATCTCGCCGCCCACGCCCCGACGCAACGGGCCCTCAACCAGACCGCGCAGATCGCGCTGCGGCTGAGCCGGGGCGAGGCGATTTACGAAGAAGAATGA
- a CDS encoding peptidyl-alpha-hydroxyglycine alpha-amidating lyase family protein, with protein MTPMTRFRWIVYAAAVALIAPFQGPALGQNHAPNPYTAVEGIWGKLGGDRTWGSTSAVFPAQDGSGNIWVAERCGQNSCVGKEDVPPILLFDSDGNLLKSFAAGKFVWPHGIFVDSENNVWVTDARGGVGIGHQVHKFSEDGELLMSLGIAGVAGEGDGIFNQPSDVLVAPDGSIFVADGHGSRGNNRIVKLAPNGSFIKAWGETGQAAGEFRDPHALAMDSQGRLYVGDRGNARIQIFDQKGEYIATWTQFGRPSGLFITAADVLYSADSESNATWGNNPGWKRGIRVGSIKDGGFVSAFIPDPVVDADNAGTTGAEGVAVDAMGNVYGAEVGPRMLRKYLLSGE; from the coding sequence ATGACACCTATGACCCGGTTCCGGTGGATCGTCTATGCGGCTGCCGTCGCCCTGATCGCACCGTTCCAGGGCCCCGCACTGGGCCAGAACCACGCGCCGAATCCCTACACCGCGGTAGAAGGCATATGGGGCAAGCTGGGCGGGGACAGGACCTGGGGATCCACGAGCGCGGTCTTCCCGGCCCAGGACGGCAGCGGGAACATCTGGGTGGCGGAAAGATGCGGCCAGAACTCCTGCGTCGGCAAAGAAGACGTGCCGCCGATCCTGCTCTTCGACAGCGACGGCAACTTGCTGAAAAGTTTCGCCGCGGGCAAGTTCGTCTGGCCCCACGGCATCTTCGTGGACTCGGAAAACAACGTATGGGTGACGGACGCCCGGGGTGGTGTAGGCATCGGCCACCAGGTACACAAGTTCAGCGAGGACGGAGAATTGCTGATGAGCCTGGGCATTGCCGGAGTCGCGGGCGAAGGGGACGGCATCTTCAACCAGCCCTCCGACGTCCTGGTGGCGCCTGACGGCAGCATTTTCGTGGCGGACGGGCACGGTTCCCGCGGAAACAACCGCATCGTCAAGCTGGCGCCGAACGGATCGTTCATCAAGGCCTGGGGCGAGACGGGACAGGCGGCCGGCGAGTTCCGGGATCCCCACGCTTTGGCCATGGACTCCCAGGGACGGCTCTACGTCGGCGACCGGGGCAACGCCCGGATCCAGATCTTCGACCAGAAGGGTGAATACATCGCCACATGGACCCAGTTCGGCCGTCCGAGCGGCCTCTTCATCACCGCCGCCGACGTGCTCTACAGCGCCGATTCCGAATCAAACGCGACCTGGGGCAACAACCCGGGCTGGAAGCGCGGTATCCGCGTCGGCAGCATCAAGGACGGCGGCTTCGTGTCGGCCTTCATCCCCGACCCCGTGGTGGACGCCGATAACGCCGGGACGACCGGCGCGGAAGGCGTTGCCGTGGACGCCATGGGCAACGTGTACGGCGCGGAGGTCGGACCCCGCATGTTGAGGAAGTACCTTTTATCCGGCGAGTAG
- a CDS encoding transcriptional regulator has translation MPQREGTTRRQILELLKRRGDMTAGQLAGEIGITSMGVRQHLSSLERDDLVETRVVRQDRGRPAHYFGLTKEAEHLFPARYGQLAVELLEQIAETDGPEKADALLALRTERLEQAYNQQMAGQALAERVRVLAEIRDREGYMAESVTDGDEYILVEHHCPIYEIARRFPRVCQLEQELFERTLDAGVRRDEHKILGDDRCRYLVRKRD, from the coding sequence ATGCCACAACGGGAAGGCACTACACGCCGACAGATCCTGGAGTTGCTCAAACGCCGGGGCGACATGACGGCCGGTCAACTCGCCGGGGAAATAGGGATCACTTCCATGGGTGTTCGCCAGCACTTGAGCAGCCTGGAGCGCGACGACCTGGTCGAGACACGGGTCGTGCGGCAGGACCGCGGCAGGCCGGCGCACTATTTCGGCCTCACGAAGGAGGCGGAGCACCTGTTCCCGGCACGATACGGCCAACTCGCGGTGGAGCTGCTCGAGCAGATTGCCGAAACCGACGGACCGGAGAAGGCCGACGCCCTCCTGGCACTGCGCACGGAGCGTCTCGAGCAGGCTTACAACCAGCAGATGGCCGGGCAGGCCCTTGCGGAACGGGTGCGCGTCCTCGCCGAAATCCGGGACCGGGAAGGATACATGGCCGAATCGGTTACGGACGGCGATGAATACATCCTGGTGGAACACCACTGTCCGATTTACGAAATAGCCCGCCGTTTCCCCAGGGTCTGCCAACTCGAACAGGAATTGTTCGAACGGACCCTGGATGCGGGGGTGCGCCGGGACGAACACAAGATACTAGGAGACGACCGGTGCCGGTACCTGGTCCGAAAGCGTGATTGA
- the lptE gene encoding LPS assembly lipoprotein LptE produces MMITACYYSTSQGSRSGDIRDIVIPLFENTTVEPGIEETLTDTVIEQFLTNGEYRIVGIRQADAAIIGVITDIQEESVAFSEGTTAREVRLWIVVDVRFETVDKKEVVWEERQLRTFGDYAIDTGTETDREPAIETAIDKMAEEILNQSISGW; encoded by the coding sequence ATGATGATCACCGCGTGCTACTACTCCACGTCACAAGGATCGCGTTCCGGGGACATTCGCGATATCGTCATACCGCTTTTCGAGAACACCACGGTGGAGCCCGGTATCGAGGAGACCCTGACGGATACCGTCATCGAGCAGTTTCTCACCAATGGCGAGTACCGGATCGTGGGCATCCGACAGGCGGACGCGGCCATCATCGGGGTGATCACCGATATACAGGAGGAGTCCGTGGCGTTCTCCGAGGGAACGACAGCCCGGGAAGTCCGCCTGTGGATCGTGGTGGACGTACGTTTTGAAACCGTGGACAAGAAGGAAGTGGTCTGGGAGGAAAGGCAGCTGCGGACCTTTGGCGACTACGCGATAGATACGGGTACGGAAACCGACCGGGAGCCGGCCATCGAAACCGCGATCGACAAAATGGCCGAGGAGATCCTGAACCAGTCCATATCGGGATGGTAG
- a CDS encoding anhydro-N-acetylmuramic acid kinase yields the protein MLSGFQNAQDRRIIGLMSGTSADGIDAALIHLREKDDGLFLDVLGFDTVAFPPGLRDRVMEVSDPDTGRIDELGRLHFELGELFARAAISAAESTGLSMAEIDLIGSHGQTVHHLPERSARFGVETGATLQIGDPSVIAQRTGVVTVGDFRAADVARGGQGAPLVPYVDYLLFRHPVKARGLLNLGGIANLTVLPAGSKPEEVMAFDTGPANMLIDAVALSETGQAMDPDGAGARRGKPSENLVTGALSMPYFERPPPKSTGRELFGVRCAEVLVREGREAGLNAEDLLATATEITIRSIKDACRRFVEPVVTRMDEMIVSGGGAKNAFLLERLARVLSPVAVSTSDDHGLSSDAKEAVAFAILAHQTVRARPGSLPGATGADRPAVLGKICLPG from the coding sequence GTGTTATCAGGATTCCAGAACGCCCAGGACCGCCGGATCATCGGGCTGATGTCGGGAACGTCCGCCGACGGGATCGACGCCGCCCTGATACACTTGCGCGAAAAGGACGACGGACTCTTCCTGGACGTGCTCGGCTTCGACACGGTAGCCTTTCCGCCCGGCCTGCGCGATCGCGTGATGGAGGTTTCCGATCCGGATACCGGCAGAATCGACGAACTCGGCCGACTGCATTTCGAGTTGGGGGAACTCTTTGCCAGGGCGGCGATTTCCGCGGCCGAATCCACCGGATTGTCCATGGCGGAGATCGATCTGATCGGGTCCCATGGCCAGACGGTCCACCATCTCCCCGAACGGTCAGCGCGATTCGGCGTGGAAACGGGAGCGACGCTGCAGATCGGCGATCCTTCGGTGATCGCGCAGCGGACCGGCGTGGTGACAGTCGGCGACTTCCGCGCAGCAGACGTGGCCCGGGGCGGCCAGGGCGCCCCGCTCGTACCCTACGTGGACTACCTGCTCTTCAGGCACCCCGTCAAAGCCCGGGGGCTCCTGAACCTGGGAGGCATCGCGAATCTCACCGTGCTGCCCGCTGGCTCGAAACCCGAAGAGGTCATGGCGTTCGATACGGGCCCGGCCAACATGCTGATCGACGCCGTCGCCCTGTCGGAAACGGGGCAGGCCATGGACCCGGACGGCGCGGGGGCGCGCCGCGGCAAGCCCTCCGAAAACCTGGTGACAGGCGCACTGTCCATGCCCTATTTCGAGCGGCCCCCGCCCAAGTCGACCGGCAGGGAGTTGTTCGGCGTCCGCTGCGCGGAGGTCCTGGTCCGCGAGGGCCGGGAAGCCGGACTCAATGCCGAGGATCTGCTTGCGACCGCCACGGAAATCACCATTCGTTCCATAAAGGACGCATGCCGCCGGTTCGTCGAACCCGTCGTCACCCGCATGGACGAAATGATTGTGAGCGGGGGAGGCGCAAAGAACGCGTTCCTGCTCGAGCGACTCGCCCGGGTCCTGTCTCCCGTCGCGGTGTCGACATCGGACGATCACGGCCTTTCGTCGGACGCCAAGGAAGCCGTGGCTTTTGCCATTCTTGCCCACCAGACCGTCCGGGCCCGACCGGGCAGTCTGCCGGGTGCCACGGGAGCGGACCGGCCGGCAGTGCTGGGGAAAATATGCCTGCCCGGTTGA
- a CDS encoding SpoIID/LytB domain-containing protein — protein MTGTGRFRVVDRSSGEVIGTSSSGQIWKMQAKGAWIDVSAPGGAAQGLYTGPIHVSPLAREGRIRVTEREYRGSMEVVSNKNGKLTVVNILDLENYLRGVVPPEIGKLGEARIEALKAQAIAARTYTVSNLGRRKALGFDLYSTVADQVYRGYSAEWPVADRAISETRGVIATYQDKPIAAQYSSTCAGETESIEDGWGGKPIPYLRSVRDRDRGSGDFCRHSPVYTWQVEWNKKTLENILATRLPGLDPRKRGEFSLRDMSIKKRSPTGRVQLLEIKSNHGTTTLRGGQIRSALRRPVRGQPMLRSTKFDLKFRTNTVVAEGGGYGHGIGMCQMGAIGMAGQGYKYDRILKHYYRGIDLKRVYN, from the coding sequence ATGACCGGAACAGGCCGCTTTCGGGTCGTGGACCGGTCCAGCGGCGAAGTGATCGGCACCTCGTCCTCCGGGCAGATCTGGAAAATGCAGGCGAAAGGCGCCTGGATCGACGTGTCCGCTCCAGGGGGCGCCGCCCAGGGGCTGTACACCGGTCCGATCCACGTAAGCCCGCTTGCGCGGGAAGGACGGATCAGGGTGACGGAAAGGGAGTACCGCGGATCGATGGAGGTGGTTTCGAACAAGAACGGCAAACTGACCGTCGTGAACATCCTCGATCTGGAAAACTACCTGCGCGGGGTCGTTCCACCGGAAATCGGCAAGCTGGGGGAAGCCAGGATCGAGGCTCTGAAAGCCCAGGCCATAGCGGCCCGGACGTATACGGTGTCGAACCTGGGCAGGCGCAAAGCCCTGGGATTCGACCTGTACAGTACCGTGGCCGACCAGGTATACCGCGGCTATAGCGCGGAATGGCCCGTCGCCGACCGGGCGATTTCGGAAACGCGCGGTGTGATCGCCACTTACCAAGACAAACCGATCGCCGCCCAGTACTCCTCGACCTGCGCGGGCGAAACCGAATCCATCGAGGACGGCTGGGGGGGCAAGCCCATTCCGTACCTGCGCTCCGTGCGGGACCGGGACCGGGGAAGCGGCGACTTCTGCCGGCATTCGCCGGTCTATACGTGGCAGGTAGAGTGGAACAAGAAGACGCTGGAGAACATCCTGGCGACGAGGCTGCCCGGCCTGGATCCACGCAAGAGGGGTGAGTTTTCCCTGCGCGATATGTCCATAAAAAAACGATCCCCGACCGGGCGCGTCCAACTGCTCGAGATCAAATCGAATCACGGTACGACAACACTGCGCGGCGGGCAGATACGTTCCGCTTTGCGGCGGCCGGTCCGAGGCCAACCGATGCTCCGCAGCACGAAATTCGACCTGAAGTTCAGGACCAACACCGTCGTGGCGGAAGGCGGCGGGTACGGTCATGGCATCGGCATGTGCCAGATGGGCGCCATCGGGATGGCCGGACAAGGATACAAGTACGACAGGATCCTGAAGCACTACTATCGCGGCATCGACCTGAAACGCGTGTACAATTGA